Within Enterobacter sp. RHBSTW-00175, the genomic segment TCTCCAAAAACAGGTGGAGCCAGGCCCAGCTGGCGCGCCATCAGCGGATAAAATGTGCGTCGCGAAGGATGAGAGGGTGCACATATATTATAGATGTGCCCACCCTTAGGAGCCTGTAACAACAGCTCAATTGCGCCGATCACATCCTCAAGATGCACAAGATTGACACCATGTTGCCCGTCAGGAGCCGATTTTCCGGCAAAGAAACGCCCTGGGTGACGCCCGGGCCCTACCAACCCCGCCAGACGCAGAATATCCACCTGAGTACCAGGCAGATTATGCAGCCAGTCTTCCAGCTCTTTCAGTACCCGGCCACTGGCGGTGACAGGGTGGCGCACAGTGTTCTCTTTCACGGTGCCATCGACATCACCGTACACCGATGTCGAGCTGGTAAAAATAATGCGCGGAACATGGTGTGCAAGCGC encodes:
- a CDS encoding SDR family oxidoreductase: MKKVAIVGLGWLGMPLAMSLAAKGWQVTGSKTTADGVEAARMCGIDGIELRLEPELVCDADDLDVLMGVDALVITLPARRSGPGESFYLQAVQEIVDSALAHHVPRIIFTSSTSVYGDVDGTVKENTVRHPVTASGRVLKELEDWLHNLPGTQVDILRLAGLVGPGRHPGRFFAGKSAPDGQHGVNLVHLEDVIGAIELLLQAPKGGHIYNICAPSHPSRRTFYPLMARQLGLAPPVFGDAQGESKGKVIDGNRICHELGFEYQYPDPLVMPME